One segment of Porticoccus hydrocarbonoclasticus MCTG13d DNA contains the following:
- a CDS encoding putative RNA methyltransferase, protein MDGNALTRHGTTWRCTSGHSFDIARQGYTHLLPVQKKRSADPGDSKMMVSARQRFLNAAHYRPIADTVCRAVLAELTTDITANYLDAGCGEGYYLRQLRTATGGEEHSLALMGLDISKWAILSAAKQATTMSGLTTATTAPWANWVVGSNANLPVLSNTLDGLLCIFGFPVYNEFARVLKPGGILYQMDAGPDHLRELRDIIYPRVRPARTLEPQQPAEFTHRSSESIRYRHTLTDAAAIADLLAMTPHLYRTSAEGRAKASALTALEITVDAILSRFERH, encoded by the coding sequence CTGGACGGCAATGCTCTGACACGCCATGGCACAACGTGGCGGTGCACCAGTGGACACAGCTTCGATATCGCCAGGCAGGGCTACACCCACTTATTGCCCGTGCAGAAAAAACGCTCCGCCGACCCCGGCGACAGCAAAATGATGGTGTCGGCACGCCAGCGCTTCCTGAACGCCGCTCATTATCGACCGATAGCCGATACTGTGTGCCGGGCAGTTCTGGCGGAGCTCACTACCGACATCACCGCGAATTATCTCGATGCCGGTTGCGGTGAAGGCTACTACCTGCGACAGCTGAGAACAGCGACAGGCGGCGAGGAGCACTCACTCGCCCTCATGGGGCTGGATATTTCGAAGTGGGCCATCCTCTCTGCGGCAAAACAGGCCACTACCATGTCGGGACTTACAACAGCCACCACCGCTCCCTGGGCCAACTGGGTAGTGGGCAGCAATGCCAATTTGCCGGTATTGAGCAATACGCTGGACGGGCTGCTGTGTATTTTTGGTTTTCCCGTCTACAACGAATTTGCCCGGGTACTTAAACCCGGCGGCATTCTGTATCAGATGGATGCCGGACCCGATCATCTCCGGGAATTGCGCGATATCATCTACCCCCGCGTCCGACCAGCTCGCACGCTTGAACCGCAGCAACCGGCGGAGTTCACGCACCGATCCAGCGAAAGCATTCGCTACCGCCACACGCTGACAGACGCTGCAGCGATAGCTGACCTGCTTGCCATGACCCCCCACCTGTATCGCACTTCGGCAGAGGGCAGAGCCAAAGCATCAGCGCTGACAGCCCTGGAGATTACCGTCGATGCCATACTGTCGCGTTTCGAACGCCACTAG
- a CDS encoding zinc ribbon domain-containing protein YjdM → MTNLPNCPQCNSEYTYEDGSLFICPECAHEWPIESPPDNTQQQHDVKDANGNVLNDGDTVSVIKDLKVKGSSLVVKVGTKVKNIRLVEGDHDIDCKIDGIGAMQLKSAFVKKN, encoded by the coding sequence ATGACCAATTTACCCAACTGCCCGCAATGCAACTCCGAATACACCTACGAAGATGGCAGCCTATTTATTTGCCCGGAATGTGCCCACGAATGGCCCATAGAATCCCCACCGGACAATACCCAGCAACAACATGACGTCAAAGATGCCAACGGCAATGTCCTCAACGACGGTGATACCGTGAGCGTGATCAAGGATCTGAAAGTAAAGGGCTCGTCGCTGGTAGTAAAAGTCGGCACCAAAGTAAAAAATATTCGCCTGGTGGAAGGTGATCACGATATCGACTGCAAAATTGACGGTATTGGCGCCATGCAGCTCAAATCAGCCTTTGTCAAAAAGAACTGA
- a CDS encoding DUF1415 domain-containing protein, producing the protein MPQTSLPPSHEGVTKQVKLWLETIVVGLNLCPFAKRELVKDRIRFFVSAATNEEILLSELEAELERLDRDTSIETTLIIHPQVLTDFFEYQQFLIWADQVLKRMGLRGVFQIASFHPDYQFLNSVEHAPGNYTNRSPYPMLHLLREDSLANAIANFPDTDKIPERNIARLESLEPEELRALFFTAGQHSEVPSDN; encoded by the coding sequence ATGCCCCAAACGAGCTTGCCACCTTCGCACGAAGGGGTGACAAAACAGGTGAAACTCTGGCTGGAAACCATCGTGGTAGGGTTAAACCTGTGCCCTTTTGCCAAACGGGAGCTGGTGAAAGACAGAATCCGCTTTTTTGTTTCGGCAGCAACCAACGAGGAAATACTGCTCAGCGAGCTGGAAGCAGAGCTGGAAAGGCTCGATCGGGACACATCCATCGAAACAACGCTGATTATTCACCCACAGGTGTTGACAGACTTTTTCGAATATCAGCAATTTTTGATCTGGGCTGACCAGGTGTTAAAGCGCATGGGACTCCGGGGCGTTTTTCAGATTGCCAGTTTTCATCCCGACTACCAGTTTCTTAATAGCGTCGAGCATGCGCCGGGGAACTATACCAACCGCTCCCCTTACCCCATGCTTCATCTGCTTCGCGAAGACAGCCTGGCAAATGCCATAGCCAATTTCCCCGACACGGACAAAATCCCCGAACGCAATATCGCTCGCCTTGAAAGCCTGGAGCCAGAAGAGTTGCGCGCGCTTTTTTTCACTGCGGGCCAGCATAGCGAAGTCCCTTCCGACAACTAA
- a CDS encoding DUF1508 domain-containing protein: MSSSYELHKDNEGTFNFSLKTEDGETILVSKPYFSKGSAINDISELQHICNYENNYQRNVSDGNEHYFELQTPRRKIIGTSPMFSSVESMENAIGLAKSVGSTKIINTH; this comes from the coding sequence ATGTCCAGTTCATACGAGTTGCACAAAGATAACGAGGGTACCTTTAACTTTTCACTGAAGACTGAGGATGGAGAGACAATTCTGGTTAGCAAGCCCTATTTTTCTAAGGGTTCAGCCATCAATGATATTTCAGAGCTGCAGCATATCTGCAATTACGAGAATAACTATCAAAGAAACGTGTCGGACGGTAACGAGCATTATTTCGAACTCCAGACTCCCAGGCGCAAGATCATCGGCACCAGCCCGATGTTCAGCTCGGTGGAATCGATGGAAAATGCCATTGGACTGGCCAAATCAGTCGGTTCAACCAAAATCATCAACACTCATTAA
- a CDS encoding ArsR/SmtB family transcription factor: MTKSVTAPPDTTIDNFEDIDQMRIAASAASALLKGVAHEDRLLLLCLLSRHELCVGEIEAQLTIRQPSLSQQLGILRREKLVTTRREGKRIFYRMADQKALALVTLLYDLYCRADH; the protein is encoded by the coding sequence ATGACAAAGTCCGTCACTGCGCCGCCTGACACCACCATTGATAATTTTGAAGACATCGACCAGATGCGCATTGCCGCCAGTGCTGCCAGTGCATTGCTGAAAGGCGTCGCCCATGAAGACCGACTGCTTCTGCTCTGCCTGCTGAGCAGGCATGAATTGTGTGTCGGGGAAATTGAAGCACAGCTGACAATCCGTCAGCCAAGCCTGTCACAACAACTGGGCATATTGCGGCGGGAAAAACTGGTGACTACACGGCGGGAAGGTAAGCGTATTTTTTACCGGATGGCGGATCAAAAGGCGCTAGCGCTGGTGACGCTTTTGTACGATCTTTACTGCAGGGCCGACCATTGA